The proteins below come from a single Mesobacillus jeotgali genomic window:
- a CDS encoding FtsW/RodA/SpoVE family cell cycle protein gives MTSNPKTNSRLDYGLVTILILLFLSSCIAIYSAQTTGQYGSENFLIKQIIWYIIGAGIITAVITLDSDQLQKLSWYAYGFGLVLLAGLIVAPSSIAPVINGAKSWYRVPAMGTLQPSELVKVFIILALARVIVDHHQKYRLKSMQTDFWLLIKIGIVTMVPLLLVMQQPDLGTSLVYIAIMLGMIFISGITWKLLVPIFGTGLTLISIIFYFVIWKPEILEKYLGVKEYQFGRIYSWLDPYNYQSTTGFQLTRSLLAIGSGETVGKGYGTREVYLPESHTDFIFSIIGEEFGFVGASIIVSLFFLLIYQITKIGMETKNDFYTYICVGVISMITFHVFQNIGMTIGLLPITGIPLPFISYGGSSLMGNMLAVSLIFSIRYHYKKYMFSTTA, from the coding sequence ATGACTTCGAATCCTAAAACGAATTCCCGGCTCGACTATGGGCTGGTTACGATATTGATCTTATTATTTCTGTCAAGCTGCATCGCCATTTACAGCGCCCAGACGACGGGGCAGTATGGCTCTGAAAACTTTTTGATCAAGCAAATCATCTGGTACATAATAGGTGCTGGCATTATTACCGCGGTCATCACCCTTGACTCCGATCAGCTGCAAAAATTGAGCTGGTATGCGTATGGTTTTGGGCTGGTCCTTCTGGCAGGGCTGATTGTCGCACCTTCAAGTATTGCTCCTGTCATCAATGGGGCGAAAAGCTGGTACAGGGTGCCAGCAATGGGTACCCTTCAGCCTTCCGAGCTGGTGAAGGTGTTCATCATCCTGGCACTTGCTCGGGTGATTGTCGACCACCATCAGAAATATCGGCTGAAATCGATGCAAACAGACTTCTGGCTTTTGATTAAAATCGGTATTGTCACGATGGTGCCGCTCTTGCTCGTCATGCAGCAGCCTGACCTTGGTACATCGCTTGTTTATATTGCCATCATGCTTGGGATGATTTTTATCTCGGGCATTACCTGGAAGCTGCTTGTGCCTATTTTTGGGACAGGCCTGACACTGATTTCAATCATATTTTATTTTGTGATCTGGAAGCCTGAAATTCTCGAAAAATATCTTGGTGTAAAGGAATATCAATTTGGCCGGATCTATTCCTGGCTTGACCCTTATAATTACCAGAGCACGACCGGGTTTCAGCTGACGAGGTCGCTGCTGGCCATCGGTTCAGGTGAAACAGTGGGGAAGGGCTATGGAACAAGGGAAGTGTATCTGCCTGAGAGCCATACTGACTTCATCTTCAGCATCATTGGCGAGGAATTCGGCTTCGTTGGAGCGAGTATCATCGTAAGCTTGTTTTTCCTGCTCATCTATCAAATCACCAAGATTGGCATGGAAACAAAAAACGATTTCTACACTTACATCTGTGTCGGCGTCATCAGCATGATCACTTTCCACGTATTCCAGAATATCGGCATGACAATTGGCCTTCTGCCAATCACGGGTATTCCTCTGCCATTTATCAGTTACGGGGGAAGCTCGTTAATGGGAAATATGCTCGCTGTTAGCCTGATTTTCTCGATTCGGTACCATTACAAGAAATACATGTTCTCAACTACTGCATAA
- a CDS encoding sensor histidine kinase: MDRISFKIGAVFFITILLVEGFLFYYLHSSIIHSRIDEELASLQTRGNNHRDILETSYSQETIHHITIMESKTDTHVIITDRTGAIVSSSVPIDNSIQDIIKETPSDVPRTGLILEDDWQDRQYIASVSPLENNGAVYMFKNTQRVQSLIAKLNKHFWLAGILLLISMAVITLFLSRFITKPVIRMNEATYKIRQGDYSVTLPRRGNDELGELSESIQVLADDLSHMKRQRNEFLASISHELRTPLTYIKGYADIAGKAGTATEDTSHYLQIIHEEATKLSGLIKGLFDLAKMDENTFTIQKERVELCEFMRGIHTRMAPSFSEKNIALNFDCPGEVYIEADPTRFEQIIINLLDNARKYSDEGTATSMQVFKKNGAVYIIVKDEGKGIPKEDQAWVFDRFYRVDKSRSSALGGSGLGLAIVKELVEAHGGKIILSSELGKGTTFEIMI, encoded by the coding sequence ATGGATCGGATTTCTTTTAAAATCGGGGCGGTTTTTTTCATAACGATACTGCTGGTCGAAGGTTTCTTATTCTACTACCTTCATTCTTCTATCATCCATTCGAGGATTGACGAGGAGCTGGCTTCCCTGCAAACGCGGGGAAATAATCATCGTGATATCCTGGAAACTTCCTATAGCCAGGAAACCATTCACCATATTACGATCATGGAATCAAAGACGGATACCCATGTCATTATCACTGATCGAACAGGCGCAATTGTTTCTTCTTCGGTCCCGATCGATAACTCCATACAGGATATCATTAAAGAAACACCTTCGGATGTACCGCGGACTGGCTTGATTTTAGAGGATGACTGGCAGGACAGGCAATATATAGCGTCAGTCAGTCCCCTGGAGAACAATGGTGCTGTTTATATGTTCAAGAACACACAGCGCGTCCAGAGCCTGATTGCCAAGCTGAATAAACACTTCTGGCTTGCCGGAATCCTGCTGCTGATATCAATGGCTGTGATTACCCTTTTTCTATCCAGGTTCATCACCAAGCCAGTCATTAGGATGAATGAAGCGACTTATAAAATTCGCCAGGGCGACTATTCCGTTACTCTGCCGCGCCGTGGAAACGATGAATTGGGAGAGCTTTCAGAGTCGATCCAGGTACTGGCAGATGACCTGAGCCACATGAAAAGGCAGCGCAATGAGTTCCTCGCGAGCATTTCCCATGAATTGCGGACCCCTCTCACCTATATAAAAGGCTATGCGGACATAGCGGGCAAAGCAGGGACAGCAACAGAGGACACAAGTCATTACCTTCAAATCATCCATGAAGAAGCAACGAAGCTTTCCGGTCTGATCAAAGGGTTATTTGACCTCGCCAAAATGGACGAAAACACTTTTACCATCCAAAAAGAACGTGTTGAGCTTTGTGAATTCATGCGTGGAATACACACGAGGATGGCACCGTCTTTCAGCGAAAAAAATATCGCGCTTAATTTTGACTGTCCTGGGGAAGTCTATATCGAGGCCGACCCTACCCGCTTTGAACAAATCATCATTAATCTGCTTGATAATGCAAGAAAGTATTCTGATGAAGGTACTGCGACTTCAATGCAGGTTTTTAAAAAGAATGGCGCAGTTTATATCATCGTGAAGGATGAAGGAAAAGGAATTCCTAAAGAAGATCAGGCCTGGGTTTTTGACCGGTTTTACCGTGTCGACAAATCACGGTCAAGTGCTTTAGGAGGTTCAGGGCTAGGGCTTGCAATCGTAAAAGAGCTCGTGGAAGCGCATGGCGGAAAAATCATTCTCAGCAGCGAGCTTGGCAAGGGCACAACTTTCGAAATCATGATCTGA
- a CDS encoding GerAB/ArcD/ProY family transporter: MQQPIPERLQVSPFLVLYLIMSMQIGIGVLGYQRIIAKNAGYDAWISVLAAGLSIHVIVWMIYKICGTVEGDIVAVHAYVFGKKIGNLLSTVFIVYLLIFALAVLRTYLEVVQVWMFPEISPFWYSLVFLILSVYIVFGGFRTVTGIAFFCIVLPSYLLLTFGFALRYAEFRNLLPILDHSLKDMALSAFNMSLTYIGFEIPLFFYPFIKDAPKSQKWAHLAVFITTIIYTIMAIITFTYFSEAQLAKSIWATLEMWKIVSMPFVERFEYIGIANWNLIILPNICIALWGASMILKRSFKLRQKKGVIALALICLIAIPFLDTRAKINLLNDWVARIGFSVTFVYVPFLFIATLIAKKVKNK, translated from the coding sequence ATGCAGCAGCCAATACCTGAAAGATTGCAAGTATCACCATTTCTCGTTCTCTACCTGATTATGTCCATGCAGATCGGCATCGGGGTTCTTGGCTACCAGCGCATCATCGCGAAGAATGCAGGTTATGATGCATGGATATCAGTTCTTGCTGCTGGCTTAAGCATTCATGTCATCGTTTGGATGATCTATAAAATTTGCGGGACGGTTGAAGGAGATATCGTGGCAGTCCATGCTTATGTTTTCGGCAAAAAAATCGGCAACCTCCTAAGTACGGTCTTCATCGTCTACCTGCTGATATTTGCACTGGCTGTCTTAAGGACTTATCTAGAAGTCGTCCAGGTATGGATGTTCCCTGAGATCAGCCCTTTCTGGTACAGCCTTGTCTTTTTGATTCTCTCAGTGTATATCGTTTTTGGCGGTTTTCGGACCGTAACCGGTATAGCTTTTTTCTGTATCGTCCTTCCCAGCTATTTGCTGCTGACGTTTGGCTTTGCACTCAGGTATGCAGAATTCAGGAATCTGCTGCCCATACTCGATCATTCCTTAAAAGACATGGCTTTAAGTGCGTTCAATATGTCCCTTACGTATATCGGGTTTGAAATACCGCTATTTTTCTATCCATTTATCAAGGATGCACCTAAATCACAAAAATGGGCCCATCTAGCTGTCTTTATAACGACCATTATTTATACCATAATGGCGATTATAACTTTTACTTATTTTTCAGAAGCACAACTGGCTAAATCCATCTGGGCAACACTTGAAATGTGGAAAATTGTCAGCATGCCCTTTGTTGAACGATTTGAATATATCGGAATTGCTAACTGGAACCTGATTATCCTCCCGAATATCTGTATTGCTCTTTGGGGTGCCAGCATGATTTTAAAAAGATCATTTAAGCTGCGGCAAAAAAAAGGAGTGATTGCCCTCGCACTCATTTGCTTGATCGCCATTCCTTTTTTGGATACAAGGGCTAAAATAAACTTATTGAATGACTGGGTCGCACGAATTGGATTCAGTGTAACCTTCGTCTATGTCCCTTTTTTATTTATCGCAACATTGATTGCCAAGAAGGTGAAAAATAAATGA
- a CDS encoding undecaprenyl-diphosphate phosphatase, producing the protein MLSKIEAFILGIIQGLTEFLPISSTGHLYLGRNLFGLEKAGLLLDTMLHVGTLLAVFVFYRYEFIKILKNPFGKLTFLLVVGTLPAVVVGLLFEDYFDEISKTGVTIGWEFLITGTLMWFADSIKNGRKKMDDISYTDALVIGSFQAAAIFPAISRSGLTIVAALWRKLDRETAAYFSFLLSTPAILGAIVLQGKDLFSGGSETISIQALLIGIISAAIFGYIAVKWMIGYLKKHSLKPFAIYVWVMGLVVLYFQYSGQF; encoded by the coding sequence ATGCTATCAAAAATTGAAGCTTTCATCCTTGGGATTATCCAGGGGCTGACTGAGTTTTTGCCGATCAGCAGTACCGGGCATCTTTATCTTGGCAGAAATTTGTTCGGTCTTGAGAAGGCCGGCCTCCTGCTCGATACGATGCTTCATGTAGGTACGCTGCTGGCAGTGTTTGTGTTTTATAGATACGAGTTTATCAAGATTTTGAAAAATCCGTTTGGGAAACTGACCTTCCTCCTTGTTGTCGGCACGCTGCCTGCTGTCGTGGTCGGATTACTGTTTGAGGATTACTTTGATGAGATATCAAAAACCGGCGTGACGATTGGCTGGGAATTCCTGATTACCGGGACATTGATGTGGTTCGCCGACTCAATCAAAAATGGCCGCAAAAAGATGGACGATATCAGCTATACAGATGCGCTGGTGATTGGCAGCTTCCAGGCAGCGGCAATTTTTCCTGCGATTTCCCGTTCCGGATTAACGATTGTTGCGGCGCTCTGGCGTAAGCTCGACCGCGAGACAGCAGCCTATTTCTCTTTCCTGCTTTCAACTCCTGCGATTCTTGGCGCTATCGTTTTGCAAGGAAAAGATCTTTTCAGCGGCGGAAGTGAGACGATTTCGATTCAGGCGTTGTTGATTGGGATCATTTCAGCAGCGATTTTCGGTTATATTGCGGTAAAATGGATGATTGGCTATTTGAAAAAACATTCTTTGAAGCCTTTTGCGATTTATGTGTGGGTAATGGGGCTGGTTGTGTTGTATTTTCAGTATAGCGGGCAGTTCTAA
- a CDS encoding (S)-benzoin forming benzil reductase — protein sequence MYILKYAIITGASRGLGASAAQKMVSEGIHVITVSRSENNSLKQAAEQSGAGYTHHSCDLSSEDQVLSVFAAIADDVFKKAEAVYVINNAGIIEPIDVAGELDASLVQKNIQVNLTAPILISNLFLQKAKEADSKVVIANVTSGAGERPIQGWSIYCSTKAAVNMFTMTAGLELKNSESSSKVIAFSPGLMDTDMQMTIRSSSEESFADVDTFRNYKESGSLRSPDTVAEALVNLVLDNDLENGRIYKVNDLL from the coding sequence GTGTATATATTGAAATATGCAATCATCACAGGTGCTTCAAGAGGGCTCGGAGCTTCTGCAGCACAGAAAATGGTGTCTGAGGGAATTCATGTGATCACCGTGTCCCGGAGTGAGAACAATTCATTAAAGCAGGCTGCAGAACAATCCGGGGCGGGATATACCCATCACAGCTGCGACCTTAGCTCAGAGGACCAGGTCTTAAGTGTATTCGCCGCAATTGCAGATGATGTTTTTAAAAAGGCGGAAGCTGTTTATGTGATTAATAACGCTGGAATCATCGAACCGATTGACGTTGCAGGAGAGCTCGATGCGTCTTTGGTGCAGAAAAATATCCAGGTTAATCTAACAGCACCAATTCTGATCAGTAATTTGTTTTTACAAAAAGCAAAGGAAGCCGACAGCAAGGTAGTGATCGCGAATGTAACATCTGGCGCTGGTGAGAGGCCAATCCAGGGGTGGAGCATTTATTGCAGCACGAAAGCCGCTGTCAATATGTTCACAATGACCGCAGGCCTTGAGCTCAAGAACAGCGAGAGCAGCAGCAAGGTCATCGCCTTCAGTCCCGGTCTGATGGACACCGATATGCAGATGACGATCCGCTCTTCTTCTGAAGAATCATTCGCTGATGTCGATACTTTCAGGAATTATAAAGAAAGCGGCAGTCTACGCAGCCCGGATACTGTTGCCGAAGCACTTGTGAATCTTGTATTGGACAATGACCTCGAAAACGGAAGAATTTATAAAGTGAATGATTTGCTTTAG
- a CDS encoding extracellular solute-binding protein encodes MKLKNLISILFVLMLALVTGCSDSDSTANEPEKAPKEEKTDLILATTTSTQDSGLLDVLLPEFEKENNYNVKTIAVGTGQALEMGTRGEADVLLVHAPAAEEELVKSGDAINRQKIMYNDFILVGPAEDPAKIKGLSVAEALTKITESKASFVSRGDDSGTHKKELELWKKSSLDPKALGDAYIEAGQGMGATLKIASEKTGYTLTDRATFLAQKKNMPDTEILVEGDESLLNIYHVMQVNDDKHEKVNAEGAKAFVEFMTAEGTKNIIKDFGVDEYGEPLFFLFE; translated from the coding sequence ATGAAACTGAAAAATTTAATTTCTATCTTATTCGTTCTTATGTTAGCTCTTGTAACCGGATGTTCAGATTCTGATTCTACTGCCAATGAACCAGAAAAGGCTCCAAAAGAAGAAAAAACAGACCTGATTCTCGCGACTACAACCAGTACCCAGGACAGCGGGCTGCTTGATGTGTTACTGCCTGAATTCGAAAAAGAAAACAACTACAATGTAAAAACAATTGCGGTCGGTACTGGCCAGGCGCTTGAAATGGGAACGCGCGGCGAAGCGGATGTTCTGCTTGTCCACGCTCCTGCTGCAGAAGAAGAGCTTGTTAAGAGCGGCGATGCAATTAACCGCCAGAAAATCATGTACAATGATTTCATCCTTGTCGGCCCTGCTGAAGACCCAGCTAAGATAAAGGGGTTATCTGTTGCTGAGGCATTGACGAAAATCACTGAATCAAAAGCTTCATTTGTATCACGCGGTGATGATTCCGGAACACATAAAAAAGAACTAGAGCTTTGGAAAAAATCTTCCCTGGATCCGAAAGCACTTGGTGATGCCTATATCGAGGCTGGGCAGGGCATGGGTGCAACACTCAAGATTGCCTCAGAGAAAACAGGCTATACACTGACAGATCGCGCGACTTTCCTGGCGCAAAAGAAAAACATGCCTGACACGGAAATTCTGGTAGAAGGCGATGAGAGTCTGCTGAACATTTATCACGTTATGCAGGTCAACGATGATAAGCATGAAAAAGTAAATGCAGAAGGTGCGAAAGCATTCGTTGAATTCATGACTGCCGAAGGCACAAAGAATATCATCAAGGATTTCGGTGTGGATGAATACGGTGAGCCTCTCTTCTTCTTGTTCGAATAA
- a CDS encoding ABC transporter permease, which yields MELLLEGLKKAIEMILSSDPEILEITLLTLRVSISAVLVSTLIGIPTGMFLGLARFPGRRFILAIINIGMGLPPVVAGLWITLFLWRSGPLGDWSWLYTPTAIILAQILVSLPIVTALTSTAFQQINPKLILQVKALGATKIQLYWILMKEVKLAILAAIIAGFGRVIAEVGAAMMVGGNISGETRILTTSIVMEVSKGNFDIALALSFILMTLAFIITFSLTYLQQRKRSL from the coding sequence ATGGAACTTTTACTAGAAGGATTAAAAAAAGCTATAGAGATGATTCTGTCGAGCGATCCGGAGATTCTTGAAATTACCTTGCTGACATTGAGGGTGTCGATTTCTGCCGTACTTGTGAGCACATTGATCGGTATTCCAACAGGTATGTTCCTCGGTCTCGCCCGTTTTCCAGGGAGGCGGTTCATCCTTGCCATCATCAATATTGGCATGGGCCTCCCTCCGGTCGTTGCCGGCCTGTGGATCACCCTTTTCCTGTGGCGGTCAGGCCCGCTTGGCGATTGGTCCTGGCTTTATACGCCGACAGCGATCATTCTCGCGCAAATCCTGGTTTCATTGCCAATTGTCACAGCGCTGACAAGCACGGCCTTTCAGCAGATCAATCCGAAGTTGATCTTACAGGTGAAAGCGCTTGGAGCGACGAAAATTCAGCTTTATTGGATCTTAATGAAAGAGGTAAAGCTGGCGATTCTTGCGGCCATTATCGCCGGGTTCGGCCGGGTCATTGCCGAAGTAGGAGCTGCGATGATGGTCGGCGGCAATATCAGCGGCGAGACGCGAATCCTTACGACCTCAATTGTCATGGAAGTTTCGAAAGGCAATTTTGATATTGCCCTGGCACTTTCATTCATCCTGATGACGCTGGCGTTCATCATTACATTCAGTTTGACTTATTTACAGCAAAGGAAGCGGAGCCTATGA
- a CDS encoding Ger(x)C family spore germination protein, whose protein sequence is MMNRILVILSFFSLLLTGCVEKEIIDDVNIEMGVGYDQKDDEIEGTIMVPIFNPDKKIGNFTFSATASSNRDLFQEIQRRSAQPIVTGSLEIAIFGEEIAKKGIRDFIDAFERDPSIGARVYFAVADDKAKEILSGTYGNRGNAIHLSQLIKHNTETRNLPVTNMHLYLFELYQEGQDPYLPILKKEEPEVIDITGIALFKDDKMVSQLPSDKMFFFKLLTDKFSEGSFKLEVDDKDVSVKDLDSKNKLKLRKREPYVIDLEIEINGLIREYTGKIVTPEVIKKIEKEFEDQVNKEATAMIQDFQEMGIDPVGFGQFIKTKTRGFDFKRWEDEYKNLTVNVKTDVIITEVGIVE, encoded by the coding sequence ATGATGAATAGGATTTTGGTCATACTTTCGTTTTTTTCCCTTTTGCTTACAGGATGTGTCGAGAAGGAAATTATTGATGACGTTAATATCGAAATGGGCGTGGGTTATGACCAGAAAGATGATGAAATAGAGGGCACGATCATGGTCCCTATTTTTAACCCCGATAAGAAAATTGGTAATTTTACCTTTTCCGCAACAGCTTCGAGCAACAGGGATTTATTTCAGGAGATTCAGCGAAGGTCAGCACAGCCCATCGTAACAGGCTCCCTGGAAATTGCCATCTTTGGTGAAGAAATTGCTAAAAAGGGAATCAGGGATTTCATCGATGCTTTTGAACGCGACCCAAGCATCGGTGCCAGGGTATATTTTGCCGTTGCAGATGACAAGGCAAAAGAAATTTTATCCGGAACATATGGAAACAGAGGGAATGCCATTCATTTATCACAGTTAATCAAACACAATACTGAAACTCGTAATTTGCCGGTTACCAACATGCATCTCTATTTGTTTGAACTATATCAGGAGGGACAAGACCCCTATCTCCCTATCCTGAAAAAAGAGGAGCCTGAAGTAATTGACATTACGGGAATCGCATTATTCAAGGATGACAAAATGGTGAGTCAATTGCCTTCCGATAAAATGTTCTTCTTTAAGCTTCTTACTGATAAATTCAGCGAAGGCTCATTTAAACTGGAAGTGGATGACAAGGATGTCTCAGTTAAAGATTTGGATTCAAAAAATAAGCTCAAACTAAGGAAACGGGAACCCTATGTTATAGACTTAGAAATCGAGATTAATGGACTTATTCGTGAGTATACCGGAAAAATTGTGACACCTGAAGTGATCAAGAAGATTGAAAAGGAATTCGAGGACCAAGTCAATAAAGAAGCCACCGCAATGATACAGGACTTTCAGGAAATGGGGATAGATCCAGTCGGGTTTGGCCAGTTTATTAAAACTAAAACAAGAGGCTTCGATTTTAAAAGATGGGAAGATGAATATAAGAATTTAACGGTGAATGTTAAAACTGATGTGATCATAACTGAGGTAGGGATTGTTGAGTAA
- a CDS encoding substrate-binding domain-containing protein, whose product MQIYTPDEIASMLKISKHTVYEMIKRGDLAAFKVGNKMRIEESEFERYKASMSANPVKTQESKAAAQHSLQLAGSHDFLVEQLVKYIASEGTGLSITPSYIGSLEGLMMLYRGSADIAAVHLLDPASQQYNLPFIRQLFVHEPITVMRLASREQGMIVAKGNPKNIAGVKDLARDDVTIINRQKGAGTRFLLDSFLATEKLEPAALKGYQNEEWTHLGAAAHISRGTADAAFGIRCAASQLGLDFIPLTKEQFDLVFRWTPGNKDAIKHLIDLIQLTNFKDSIADLDGYDAEEFGKIIYGNHLSEA is encoded by the coding sequence TTGCAAATTTACACTCCCGATGAAATCGCTTCCATGCTGAAAATTTCCAAGCATACTGTCTATGAAATGATTAAGCGTGGCGATCTTGCAGCCTTTAAAGTAGGCAATAAAATGCGGATTGAAGAAAGCGAGTTTGAAAGATATAAAGCCAGCATGTCCGCAAACCCAGTAAAAACACAGGAGTCAAAGGCGGCAGCCCAGCATTCTTTGCAGCTCGCAGGCAGCCATGATTTCCTTGTCGAACAGCTGGTAAAGTACATAGCGTCTGAAGGAACAGGACTTTCAATCACTCCCTCCTACATCGGCAGTCTGGAAGGATTGATGATGCTTTACAGAGGCAGTGCCGACATCGCTGCGGTCCACTTGCTCGACCCGGCATCGCAGCAATACAATCTTCCCTTCATCCGCCAGCTTTTTGTCCATGAGCCGATTACGGTGATGAGACTTGCTTCAAGGGAACAGGGCATGATCGTCGCAAAAGGAAATCCAAAGAACATCGCCGGAGTCAAAGACTTGGCTAGGGATGATGTCACGATCATCAATCGGCAAAAAGGTGCCGGAACCCGCTTCCTGCTCGATTCATTCCTTGCGACTGAAAAATTGGAACCAGCAGCATTAAAAGGATATCAAAATGAGGAATGGACTCACCTGGGTGCGGCGGCACATATCAGCAGAGGCACCGCCGATGCTGCCTTCGGAATCAGATGCGCAGCAAGCCAGCTTGGACTAGATTTCATCCCGCTCACTAAGGAACAGTTTGATCTTGTATTCCGCTGGACTCCCGGAAACAAAGATGCGATCAAACATTTGATTGACCTGATCCAGCTCACTAATTTCAAGGACAGCATCGCGGACCTTGATGGCTATGATGCTGAGGAATTCGGAAAAATCATCTATGGAAACCATTTATCGGAGGCATAA
- a CDS encoding PH domain-containing protein: MERDFYFSKIRIAFLFAVIGLMTIGSFIGFISMLSEPEGNGMGIILFGALIIILGWSLLFLGKTFFEKEANVTISDKGLTLRGKAGPGFIPWEDIEGLLPYEVHNNATLGIILNDEAKYIDSMPKGGQRLARLNVRTGFPAFNIGLSNIKKKQELLDLLLEMNIPFFIDSNGEEQLDQAKETNM, encoded by the coding sequence ATGGAGAGGGATTTTTACTTTTCAAAGATAAGAATTGCATTTCTCTTTGCTGTTATTGGCCTTATGACCATTGGTTCTTTCATCGGGTTTATAAGTATGCTGTCCGAGCCGGAAGGGAATGGCATGGGGATAATTCTGTTTGGTGCGCTGATCATCATACTGGGATGGAGCCTGTTATTTTTAGGGAAAACATTCTTTGAAAAAGAAGCGAATGTGACGATCAGTGATAAAGGACTGACATTGCGAGGCAAAGCAGGTCCTGGTTTTATTCCATGGGAGGATATCGAAGGGCTTCTGCCATACGAGGTACATAATAATGCCACTTTGGGCATTATCTTAAATGATGAAGCTAAGTACATCGACTCGATGCCAAAAGGCGGACAGCGTCTGGCGAGATTGAATGTCAGGACAGGATTCCCCGCTTTCAATATCGGGTTAAGCAATATCAAGAAAAAACAGGAACTGCTGGACCTTTTGCTTGAAATGAATATTCCCTTTTTCATTGATTCTAATGGAGAAGAGCAACTTGACCAGGCGAAGGAAACGAATATGTGA
- a CDS encoding ABC transporter ATP-binding protein produces the protein MTPLITVKNLEVRAGKKTLLSIPHFEIQEGEVLGVMGPNGAGKSTFIKALSMLEKPAHGSIFLKGRDITVDLTLEARRKFAVAMQQPLLLDTTVFQNIAVGLKLRNLPRQEVKNKVAYWLDKFHISHLAKKQAAHLSGGEAQRVNLARAMVLEPEVLFLDEPFSALDFPTKIQLLKEIKSIIQQTKTTTVFVSHDLMELKYLAGTLAILMDGELKQTGPTEEVLSSPNTSTSTFINDWKSLLN, from the coding sequence ATGACCCCACTGATTACTGTGAAAAATTTAGAAGTGAGAGCCGGGAAGAAAACCCTGCTTTCCATCCCCCATTTTGAGATTCAAGAGGGGGAAGTCCTTGGGGTCATGGGACCGAATGGCGCAGGAAAAAGCACGTTCATCAAAGCGTTATCGATGCTTGAAAAACCTGCCCATGGATCGATTTTTTTAAAAGGTCGCGATATCACGGTTGACCTGACACTGGAGGCGCGGAGAAAGTTCGCTGTCGCGATGCAGCAGCCGCTCCTTCTTGATACGACTGTTTTCCAGAACATCGCGGTAGGACTGAAGCTCAGGAATCTTCCACGCCAGGAAGTGAAAAACAAGGTCGCCTATTGGCTCGATAAATTCCACATCAGCCATCTTGCTAAAAAACAGGCTGCCCATCTGTCTGGCGGTGAGGCCCAGCGTGTCAATCTCGCACGGGCCATGGTCCTCGAGCCAGAGGTCCTGTTTTTGGATGAACCATTCTCAGCACTGGACTTCCCCACAAAGATCCAGTTATTGAAGGAAATCAAGTCGATCATCCAGCAGACGAAAACGACGACCGTTTTTGTCAGCCATGACCTTATGGAATTGAAATACCTGGCCGGAACGCTGGCGATCCTGATGGATGGCGAGCTGAAGCAGACCGGTCCGACAGAAGAAGTGTTGTCATCCCCCAACACATCGACATCCACTTTTATAAATGATTGGAAAAGCCTTCTCAATTAG